The stretch of DNA AACTATCTGGTGGCTTTGCTCTCCTTTAGTATGGCATACAAAACCTACTCCGCATGAATCATGTTCTAAAATTGCCATCTTACGCTCCTCAAAAAAAGAGTATAATATTTTAAGTTAAAATTTGAAATGGAAAAAGTGAAGTTTGGTGTGCTAACTATATCGGATAGAGCCAGCAAAGGAGAATACGAGGACATAAGCGGAAAGTATATTATAGAATACCTTCACGAAGTTGTAGCCACACCTTTTGAAACGGTCTATCGCATAGTTCCCGACGAAAGAGAGATAATAGAGGGCGCTCTAATTCACATGGCAGATGTGGAAAAGTGCTGCCTTATTCTTACCACTGGAGGAACGGGTCCTGCACCGAGGGACGTAACACCCGAGGCTACTGAAACTGTGTGTCAAAAG from Thermocrinis sp. encodes:
- the mog gene encoding molybdopterin adenylyltransferase, which gives rise to MEKVKFGVLTISDRASKGEYEDISGKYIIEYLHEVVATPFETVYRIVPDEREIIEGALIHMADVEKCCLILTTGGTGPAPRDVTPEATETVCQKMLPGFGELMRAVSLKQVPTAILSRQTAGIRNSTLIINLPGKPQSIKLCLDAVFPAVPYCIDLIGGPYIETKEERLKAFRPQK